One segment of Apus apus isolate bApuApu2 chromosome 1, bApuApu2.pri.cur, whole genome shotgun sequence DNA contains the following:
- the CPB2 gene encoding carboxypeptidase B2 isoform X2, with the protein MKFYLLFFSLFIWIQEKHVFTLPRDEVLWALPQTDEQVEALQDLLNTTEVILWQPVVVENIERDREIHFYVRASSITSIKGQLRQLAIQHKVLMGDIQGLIEKQTINDTASPRSSSSYYEYYHSLKEIYYWMEDIVKVHSDLLQKIYIGSSYEKRPLYVLKLSKSQEKSKNAIWIDCGIHAREWISPAFCMWFIGHNRLWRKSRSSHGNSKCIGTDMNRNFDAHWCGQGASPNECHEIYCGPYPESEPEVKAVARFIRDHKDSIKAYITMHSYSQLVLFPYSYTRDKSKDHDELESLAKKAAKAIKRTTNKIYRLGAGAQTIYLAPGGSDDWAYDLGIKYSFTIELRDTGTYGFLLPPREIKPTCLEALSAVKEIAQHVLQNL; encoded by the exons ATGAAGTTTtacctgctctttttttccctatttatATGGATTCAAGAGAAGCATGTCTTCACTCTTCCAAG GGATGAAGTTTTGTGGGCTCTCCCACAAACAGACGAACAGGTTGAAGCCCTTCAGGATTTACTGAACACCACTGAG GTCATTCTCTGGCAACCTGTTGTGGTTGAAAACATCGAGAGGGACAGAGAAATCCACTTCTATGTCCGAGCATCCAGCATAACCAGCATAAAAGGTCAGTTAAGGCAACTGGCCATCCAACACAA AGTCTTGATGGGAGACATTCAAGGACTTATTGAAAAACAGACGATCAATGACACAGCCAGCCCACGCAGCTCTTCATCCTATTATGAATACTACCATTCGTTGAAagaa ATATATTACTGGATGGAAGATATAGTAAAAGTCCATTCTGACCTGCTCCAGAAAATATACATTGGATCATCATATGAAAAACGACCACTTTATGTTCTGAAG ctttccaaaagccaggaaaaatcAAAAAATGCCATATGGATTGACTGTGGTATCCATGCAAGAGAATggatttctcctgctttttgcaTGTGGTTCATAGGCCAT AACCGGCTGTGGAGAAAGAGCCGCTCATCGCACGGTAACAGCAAGTGCATCGGTACCGACATGAACAGGAATTTCGATGCTCACTGGTGTG GGCAAGGAGCATCTCCCAATGAATGTCACGAGATATACTGTGGACCCTACCCAGAGTCTGAACCTGAAGTGAAAGCAGTGGCTCGCTTTATCAGAGATCACAAAGACAGCATTAAAGCATACATAACCATGCACTCTTACTCCCAGTTGGTATTGTTTCCATATTCTTACACTAGGGACAAAAGTAAAGATCATGATGAGCTG gAAAGTCTGGCAAAGAAAGCAGCTAAAGCCATTAAAAGGACAACAAATAAGATTTACAGACTTGGTGCTGGTGCACAAACAATTT ATTTAGCTCCTGGAGGGTCAGACGACTGGGCTTATGATCTTGGCATTAAATACTCTTTTACCATCGAGCTTCGGGACACAGGAACATACGGGTTTTTGCTTCCTCCTAGAGAAATTAAACCAACTTGCTTAGAAGCACTTTCTGCTGTCAAAGAGATAGCTCAACATGTTCTTCAAAATTTGTGA
- the CPB2 gene encoding carboxypeptidase B2 isoform X1 yields the protein MKFYLLFFSLFIWIQEKHVFTLPRDEVLWALPQTDEQVEALQDLLNTTEVILWQPVVVENIERDREIHFYVRASSITSIKGQLRQLAIQHKVLMGDIQGLIEKQTINDTASPRSSSSYYEYYHSLKEIYYWMEDIVKVHSDLLQKIYIGSSYEKRPLYVLKLSKSQEKSKNAIWIDCGIHAREWISPAFCMWFIGHAIHVRERDQTMTTLLEHFDFYVMPVINVDGYEYTWSHPSNRLWRKSRSSHGNSKCIGTDMNRNFDAHWCGQGASPNECHEIYCGPYPESEPEVKAVARFIRDHKDSIKAYITMHSYSQLVLFPYSYTRDKSKDHDELESLAKKAAKAIKRTTNKIYRLGAGAQTIYLAPGGSDDWAYDLGIKYSFTIELRDTGTYGFLLPPREIKPTCLEALSAVKEIAQHVLQNL from the exons ATGAAGTTTtacctgctctttttttccctatttatATGGATTCAAGAGAAGCATGTCTTCACTCTTCCAAG GGATGAAGTTTTGTGGGCTCTCCCACAAACAGACGAACAGGTTGAAGCCCTTCAGGATTTACTGAACACCACTGAG GTCATTCTCTGGCAACCTGTTGTGGTTGAAAACATCGAGAGGGACAGAGAAATCCACTTCTATGTCCGAGCATCCAGCATAACCAGCATAAAAGGTCAGTTAAGGCAACTGGCCATCCAACACAA AGTCTTGATGGGAGACATTCAAGGACTTATTGAAAAACAGACGATCAATGACACAGCCAGCCCACGCAGCTCTTCATCCTATTATGAATACTACCATTCGTTGAAagaa ATATATTACTGGATGGAAGATATAGTAAAAGTCCATTCTGACCTGCTCCAGAAAATATACATTGGATCATCATATGAAAAACGACCACTTTATGTTCTGAAG ctttccaaaagccaggaaaaatcAAAAAATGCCATATGGATTGACTGTGGTATCCATGCAAGAGAATggatttctcctgctttttgcaTGTGGTTCATAGGCCAT GCAATCCATGTGCGTGAGAGAGATCAAACCATGACAACACTTTTGGAGCACTTTGATTTCTACGTCATGCCTGTGATCAACGTGGATGGCTATGAGTACACATGGAGCCATCCCTCT AACCGGCTGTGGAGAAAGAGCCGCTCATCGCACGGTAACAGCAAGTGCATCGGTACCGACATGAACAGGAATTTCGATGCTCACTGGTGTG GGCAAGGAGCATCTCCCAATGAATGTCACGAGATATACTGTGGACCCTACCCAGAGTCTGAACCTGAAGTGAAAGCAGTGGCTCGCTTTATCAGAGATCACAAAGACAGCATTAAAGCATACATAACCATGCACTCTTACTCCCAGTTGGTATTGTTTCCATATTCTTACACTAGGGACAAAAGTAAAGATCATGATGAGCTG gAAAGTCTGGCAAAGAAAGCAGCTAAAGCCATTAAAAGGACAACAAATAAGATTTACAGACTTGGTGCTGGTGCACAAACAATTT ATTTAGCTCCTGGAGGGTCAGACGACTGGGCTTATGATCTTGGCATTAAATACTCTTTTACCATCGAGCTTCGGGACACAGGAACATACGGGTTTTTGCTTCCTCCTAGAGAAATTAAACCAACTTGCTTAGAAGCACTTTCTGCTGTCAAAGAGATAGCTCAACATGTTCTTCAAAATTTGTGA